One stretch of Myxocyprinus asiaticus isolate MX2 ecotype Aquarium Trade chromosome 23, UBuf_Myxa_2, whole genome shotgun sequence DNA includes these proteins:
- the LOC127414100 gene encoding carbohydrate sulfotransferase 3-like yields the protein MRNKYAVILICIVALVIIEKENNIISRVSDKLTIRRTTQTLEPPVLYNASNALVVMEGNSSNPEEMYAENGTQLLRAGQKHILLMATTRTGSSFVGEFFNQQGANMFYLFEPLWHVEKMLAIGTSGTNTSAAVWVYRDVLQHLFLCNFSMLERFISPPPQDHVTPALFRRESSIALCEEQVCTPVIKEVFERYHCKIRRCGPLNLTLASEVCHAKKHRTIKSVRVQQLDTLRSLVEDPRLEIKLIQLVRDPRAILASRMVAFASKYQNWKSWAVNGDVPIEDEEMKRLEGNCNNIRMSAELGLSQPKWLENRYMLVRYEDIARYPMQKAAEMYNFTGIPFTTQARDWILKNTHASTEASGVFSTQKNSSEQVEKWRFSIPFKLAQVVQQVCGPTMKLFGYRFIDNEQMLINRSFSLLEEKEFNWS from the exons ATGAGGAACAAGTATGCAGTCATCCTTATCTGCATTGTGGCACTTGTCATCATTGAAAAGGAAAACAACATTATTTCAAG gGTCTCAGATAAGCTGACAATCCGACGAACAACACAGACTCTGGAGCCTCCGGTGCTCTACAATGCTTCCAATGCGCTAGTCGTAATGGAGGGCAACAGTTCCAATCCAGAGGAGATGTATGCTGAGAATGGCACTCAGTTATTAAGGGCAGGTCAGAAGCACATCCTTTTGATGGCTACAACTCGTACAGGTTCCTCCTTCGTGGGCGAGTTTTTCAACCAACAGGGTGCCAACATGTTTTACCTCTTTGAGCCACTATGGCATGTGGAGAAAATGTTAGCGATTGGCACGAGTGGCACTAATACTAGTGCAGCTGTTTGGGTGTACAGGGATGTCCTGCAGCATCTCTTCTTGTGTAACTTCTCCATGTTGGAGCGCTTCATCAGTCCTCCTCCTCAGGATCATGTTACCCCTGCCCTTTTCCGTAGGGAGTCCAGTATAGCCCTGTGCGAGGAGCAAGTCTGCACTCCTGTCATCAAAGAGGTTTTTGAGAGGTACCACTGCAAGATAAGGCGGTGTGGACCGCTCAATCTGACCTTGGCGTCTGAGGTCTGCCATGCAAAAAAGCACAGAACAATCAAATCTGTGAGGGTCCAGCAGCTGGATACGCTTCGTTCCCTAGTGGAGGACCCTCGATTGGAAATCAAACTCATACAGCTGGTGAGGGACCCGCGAGCCATCCTGGCATCAAGGATGGTGGCTTTTGCCAGTAAGTATCAGAACTGGAAAAGTTGGGCTGTGAATGGAGATGTGCCTATCGAGGATGAGGAGATGAAACGCCTAGAAGGAAACTGTAACAACATCCGCATGTCCGCAGAGCTGGGCTTGAGTCAGCCTAAATGGCTGGAAAACCGTTACATGCTTGTACGTTACGAGGATATCGCCAGGTATCCCATGCAGAAAGCAGCTGAAATGTACAATTTCACAGGGATTCCATTCACGACACAAGCAAGGGACTGGATCCTTAAGAACACACATGCTTCAACTGAGGCCAGTGGTGTGTTTTCTACCCAAAAAAACTCCTCAGAACAGGTGGAAAAATGGCGGTTTAGTATACCGTTCAAACTAGCCCAAGTAGTACAGCAAGTTTGTGGACCAACCATGAAGCTTTTTGGGTATAGATTTATAGACAATGAACAGATGTTGATAAACAGATCTTTTAGTTTGCTTGAAGAGAAAGAATTTAATTGGTCATAG